From Primulina tabacum isolate GXHZ01 chromosome 2, ASM2559414v2, whole genome shotgun sequence, one genomic window encodes:
- the LOC142530676 gene encoding telomere repeat-binding protein 5-like: MVLQKRLDYGFNGYQVPPTPRAARSIRRRCLFKRKEDDRHMSAFDLLATVAGKLLLERGSSLPLLNSFSIKEQLVEGSPGKEEKAENNLVEEKSCDQDSCETNFLFPNLITENPNAILSQNDLVSRPASEITTSNCFEKNCSTEHLANDDCKLRLGIFTPVVNPDSSACRKFADSGSEDEIRKHVKMESSITPNLSTCYGLDLCHPVACDKKPSGLINSVDGKKLLFGRDHSPSGSAPVNWDTIKLVCRDDDDNSSVFTEPRIRIKTFRPSPRIGDSKIRKLLASRPYKVAPPVKDDERYNADTGRFKNLTGKKSFKRQRSPRGYPFKKRKFHECSSMPNSDKGNSGGALGSHRTLSRRVIKTQSSAAGERAPFHTSNPQVKLKIRSFRVPELFIEIPETATVGSLKKTVMEALNAILGGGLRVGVLLHGKMIRDDNITLLQIGISQDNEMDMLGFTLEPSISQALLQSIPDNRPRQLLHIDPQPLTRYPPTRGINQNGVQHGKLNTPPDHAGNDFNNFVECDHDSVVSSPDMSLQKPASQKALVPIPKMEPDALAMVPLKKSKRSDSSQRRIRTPFTVSEVEALVQAVEKLGTGRWRDVKLKAFDGAKHRTYVDLKDKWKTLVHTARISPQQRRGEPVPQELLDRVLATHAYWSQQQAKQHLKSQLDACLLL, encoded by the exons ATGGTGTTGCAAAAGAGGTTAGACTATGGTTTCAATGGCTATCAGGTGCCTCCTACTCCACGAGCTGCTAGATCTATCAGG AGGAGGTGCTTGTTTAAGAGAAAAGAGGATGACCGACACATGAGTGCATTTGATTTATTGGCTACAGTAGCAGGAAAGTTACTGTTGGAAAGGGGAAGCTCTCTGCCCTTGTTAAATTCATTTTCAATAAAGGAGCAACTTGTTGAAGGTTCGCCTGGGAAAGAAGAAAAAGCTGAAAATAATCTTGTAGAAGAAAAATCTTGTGATCAAGATTCCTGTGAAACGAATTTTCTGTTCCCCAATCTTATCACAGAAAATCCCAACGCAATTTTGTCTCAGAATGACCTAGTCTCAAGGCCTGCATCTGAGATAACGACATCTAATTGCTTTGAAAAGAATTGTTCGACTGAACATTTGGCTAATGATGATTGCAAGCTACGACTTGGAATTTTTACACCGGTGGTAAATCCTGATTCTTCAGCTTGTAGGAAATTTGCTGATAGTGGATCTGAGGATGAAATTAGGAAACATGTAAAAATGGAATCTTCAATTACTCCAAATTTGTCGACATGTTATGGACTTGATTTGTGCCATCCAGTAGCTTGTGACAAAAAGCCTTCCGGATTAATAAACTCTGTTGATGGCAAAAAGCTTCTCTTTGGCAGGGACCACTCTCCTAGTGGTTCTGCTCCTGTTAATTGGGACACAATAAAGTTAGTTTGTAGAGATGATGACGATAATTCTTCTGTTTTCACTGAACCCCGAATCAGAATTAAAACGTTTAGGCCATCACCACGCATTGGAGATAGTAAAATTAGGAAGTTGCTAGCGTCTAGGCCTTATAAAGTAGCTCCGCCTGTAAAGGATGATGAAAGATATAACGCTG ATACGGGAAGATTTAAAAACCTTACCGGTAAGAAAAGTTTTAAAAGACAGAGGTCACCGAGGGGCTATCCTTTCAAAAAGAGGAAGTTTCATGAATGTAGCTCAATGCCTAACTCCGATAAAGGCAACAGTGGAGGTGCACTAGGCTCTCATCGGACACTGTCTCGACGAG TGATTAAAACTCAGAGTTCTGCAGCTGGTGAACGTGCACCCTTCCACACCAGCAATCCCCAAG TGAAGCTGAAGATCAGATCCTTCAGGGTTCCGGAGTTGTTTATTGAAATACCAGAAACTGCAACTGTTGGTTCTCTGAAG AAAACAGTAATGGAAGCATTGAATGCAATACTTGGCGGTGGACTACGGGTTGGAGTTCTTCTTCATGGTAAGATGATTAGGGACGACAATATAACATTGTTGCAGATCGGAATTTCTCAGGATAACGAGATGGATATGTTGGGTTTTACTCTCGAACCCAGCATTTCTCAAGCCCTATTACAATCAATTCCTGATAACCGACCTCGTCAACTTCTGCATATCGATCCTCAGCCACTTACTAG GTACCCTCCAACTAGAGGTATCAATCAAAATGGCGTCCAGCATGGGAAACTCAATACTCCGCCagatcatgcaggaaatgattTCAACAATTTTGTAGAATGCGATCATGATTCAGTTGTGTCCTCTCCCGATATGTCATTACAGAAACCTGCTTCACAAAAAGCACTCGTTCCCATCCCAAAGATGGAACCAGATGCATTGGCCATGGTTCCATTGAAGAAATCGAAGAGATCTGATTCTTCACAGCGCCGAATTCGTACACCTTTCACTGTTTCTGAAGTGGAAGCTCTAGTTCAGGCTGTTGAGAAACTTGGAACTGGGAG ATGGCGTGATGTTAAGCTGAAAGCTTTTGACGGTGCAAAGCACAGGACTTATGTAGATTTGAag GATAAGTGGAAAACACTGGTTCACACAGCAAGAATATCGCCTCAACAGAGACGTGGCGAGCCTGTCCCCCAAGAACTACTGGATAGAGTCTTGGCTACTCATGCTTACTGGTCCCAGCAGCAAGCCAAACAGCACCTCAAATCCCAGCTCGATGCCTGTCTTCTTCTCTGA